The sequence ACCGCCATCCCCGAAGTCCACGCCCTCCGCGTCGGTGAGCGTGTCGTTGCCTTCGGCGCCGCGGACGATGTCGTTGCCTTCCCCGCCGTCGAGGTTGTCGTTGCCCGCACCGCCGTCAAGGGTGTCGTCCCCGGCGTCACCGCTGATGCGGTCCGGCCCGGCCTGTCCGTTCAGCGTGTCGGCGCCCGCGCCCCCGTTGACGGTGTCGCCGCCGGCTCCTCCGTCGGCGGTGTCGTCACCCGCGCCGCCTTCGATGACGTCGACTCCCTGGCCGCCGCTGAGCGTGTCGGCGCCGTTCCCGCCGTCCAGCCGGTCAGCGCCCTGACTGCCGAACAACGTGTCCGCGCCCGCTTCGCCGTTCAGCGTGTCGGGGCCGGCCTCGCCGTCCGCCCAGTCGGCCCCGTCACCGCCGAAGAACTGGTCGCTGCCGTCGCCGAGGCAGGCGGTGTCGTTGCCCCCGAGGCCGAACACCACGTCGTTGCCGCCGAGCGTCACGAACACGTCCGCGCCGGGCGTGCCGTACAGCACGTCGGCGCCGGCCGTGCCGACCTCCGTGGCGGGCAGCCCGTGGCAGGTCGGTGGCGCCTGCGCCACTGCCGTTCCCGCCGGCACCAGCACGAAGCCCGCCGCCAGCACCACCGGGCCGAGCACCCGGTTCACGCCGCACCACTGATTGATCATCGAGACCTCCCTTTTCCGGCAGCCGGCGAGAATTTCGCCGTCCGCCGGAAAAGTACGAAGCCACACCGCCCGGCCCTACCCCTCGGCGTGTGATACCGCGGGCATTCTTCGACCGACGGGCTGATCCGGGGATGCGCCGCTGTGGCCGCCGGCTTCGTCGAGCAGCTCGCCGACCGGGACGTTGTCGGCCAGACAGGTGGCGGTGAACTTCGTGAAGCCGTGCGCCACCGCGGCTTCGCCGAGCATCCGGACGAGCGCGGTGGCCAGGCCGGCGTGCCGCCACGCGGGATCCACGACGACGGCGACGTCCGCCACCCCCGGTTCGGCGGTGGCCTCGTACCGCGCGACCGCGGCCCCGTGCCCGTCCGGAGCGCGCGCGACGAGCGCGTAACGGCGTTCGTGGTCCAGTTCGGTGAGCCGCCGCAGCAGCTTCGGGATGGCCCGAGGCGGTGGCCCGCGGAAGCGGCGGTACCGGGTCTCCGGGTCGGCGTGTTCGATCGCCGTCCCGAGCTCGGGGGCGTCGGCCGGGGTGAGCAGGTCGATCGAGACCTGCCGCCCGTCGGTCAAGCGGACGCTTCGGTACGCGGTGGGCATCGTCCATCACTCACCTCCCCCGACGCCGATCCGGCCACGATCGCCGGGGTGAGGACTTTGTACCACCACAGGCCGTGACCTCCAGCCCTCCCACGTCGCCGGTCCGGCGGGGAGGGTGCGGGCACGGCCACACGGTGGGAGGCAGTCATGCGATACCGCACCCGAGGCGACACCGGCCCGCCGCACGAACCAGCCCGCAGCGGGGAGGCCGGGTCATGAGGTGGGAGCCGATCGGCAAACCGGCGGCCGTGCGGGCCGCGGCCAACCTCACCGACTACGCCCAAGCACGCCGGGACTTCAGCTGGGACGCGGCCGGATCGGCACTGTCAGGCCTGCCCGGCGGCCGCGGGCGCAACATCGCTCACGAAGCGGTCGACCGGCACGCCGGGGGCCCGCTCGCCACGAAGGTCGCTCTGTCATTCGTGGACCGGCACGAGACCGTCACGGAGATCACCTACGCCGAGCTGAAGGAGCGGTCCGACCGGTTCGCCGTGCTGCTGGGGAATCTCGGCGTCCGCCCCGGTGAGCGCGTCTTCACCCTGCTCGGCCGCACCCCCGAGCTGTACGTCGCGGTCCTCGGCGCGTTGAAGGCCGGCTGCGTGCTTTCGCCGCTGTTCCCCGCGTTCGGTCCCGAACCGATCCGCCAGCGCCTGACCCTCGGTGAAGGCAGCGTGCCCGTGACGACGCCGACGCTGTACCGGCGCCGGATCCGGAGCATCCGGGACCGCCTGCCCGCCCTCCGGCACGTCCTGGTGACCGGGACCGCCGAGGAGCCGGACGTGACCGCACTGGCCCCCGCGCTGGCGGCGGTGGATCCCGCGTTCACCATTCCCCCGACGTCGCCGGAGGACCCGGCGCTGCTGCACTTCACCAGCGGCACGACCGGCACGCCCAAGGGTGCGGTCCACGTGCACGCCGCGGTGCTCGCGCACCACGTGACCGCCGGGTTCGCCCTGGACCTGCACACCGAGGACGTCTTCTGGTGCACCGCCGACCCCGGCTGGGTCACCGGCATGTCCTACGGCGTCATCGCGCCGCTCACCCACGGCGCGACCGTCGTCTGCGACAAAGGCGACTTCGACGCGAAACGCTGGTACCGCGTGCTCGCCGCCGAGCGCGTGACGGTCTGGTACACCGCGCCCACCGCGCTGCGCATGCTGATGCGCCACGGCCCCGAACTCGCGAAAGACCATGACCTGTCCGCGCTGCGGTTCGTCGCCAGCGTCGGCGAACCCCTCAACCCGGAGGCCGTCGTCTGGGGCCAGGAGGCGCTCGGGCTGCCCGTGCACGACAACTGGTGGCAGACCGAGACCGGCGCCATCATGATCGCCAACCTCGCCGCGGAAGAAGTGCGCCCCGGCTCGATGGGCCGCCCGCTGCCCGGTGTCGACGCCGGTCTGCTGGAACGCGGCGAGGACGGCCGCGCCGCGGTGACCGACGGCCACGTCCGCGAGATCACCGAGCCGGACGTCGAAGGCGAACTCGCCCTGCGCCCGGGCTGGCCGTCGATGTTCCGCGGTTACCTCGGCGAGCAGGCCCGGTACGAGAGCTGCTTCGCCGGGGGCTGGTACCTGAGCGGGGACATCGCGCGCCGCGACGCCGACGGCTATTACTGGTTCGTCGGCCGTGCGGACGACGTGATCAAGTCAGCCGGTCACCTGGTCGGCCCGTTCGAGGTGGAAAGCGTGCTGATGGCGCACCCCGCCGTCGCCGAGGCCGGGGTGATCGGCACCCCGGATCCGGTGGCCGGCGAGCTGGTCAAGGCGTTCGTGTCCCTCGTTCCCGGGGCCGAACCCACCGAAGAGCTGCGACGGGAACTCGTCGCGTTCGGCCGGCGCGAACTCGGGGCCGTGGCCCCGAAGGAAATCGTGTTCGACCAGAACCTGCCGCACACGCGCAGCGGCAAGGTGTTGCGCCGGCTGCTCAAGGCGCGCGAACTCGGCCTGCCCGAAGGTGATCTGTCCACAGTGGAGCAACGATGACGAGCGAACCGGAAAGCGCGGTCACCCCGAGAGCGAAAGAACGGGTCGAGCTGCTCCGCCAGATGGTGCGGATCCGGCGGTTCGAAGAACGCTGCGTCGAGCTTTACAGCGCCGCCGAAATCCGCGGGTTCATGCACCTGTACATCGGTGAGGAAGCGATCGCTGCCGGTGTGCTCCAAGCGCTGGACCCCGGCGACGCCGTCGTGTCGACCTACCGGGAGCACGGGCACGCCCTCGCCCGCGGCGTGCCGATGGACGCGATCCTCGCGGAGATGTACGGCCGGACGACCGGCTGCAGCCGCGGCCGGGGCGGCTCGATGCACTTGTTCGACGCGAGCCGCCGCTTCTACGGCGGCAACGCCATCGTCGGCGGCGGGCTGCCGATCGCGACCGGGCTCGCGCTGGCCGCCTCCAGCAGCAGCGCCGCCACCGCTGCGCTGACGTCAGCCCGGCCTGACCGCTCAGGTCTCGGCACTTCACTTCCTGTGACGTCGATCGTCGGCTTCGAGCCATCGGGTGAGCTTGGACCTGGTGGCCTGAGCCCGGATGCCGTCGAACTGAGCCCGGTTGACGCGGGCGGCAGCGCGTTCGCGCTCGACGAGGCGGCCGCAGCTGAGCATCACCGCCGGGCCGCCCAGGTGCCGCTCGGCAAGTTCAGCCCACTGCTGGGCGGCGATGACGGCGTCGTGATGCTCGCCGAGGAGGTCCTGGACTTCGGCGATCTCGATCGTCAGCCCGGCTCACTTCGATACCACGGACATCCGCGCGCGGGTCCGGCTCAGGGTTCGAGGCATTCGGGAATGGAGTCGACGTAGCCGTCCGGACGTTCGGTCTGACCGGCCGGGTCGTAGATCTTGACCCAGCGCACCGACGGGAACTGCTTGAGCGTCCGCATGATCTCCTCGGCGATGCTGAAGGTCGAGCCGTGGCTCGAGCAGCCCCCGGTGAGCCGGACCCGCGCGATCGAGTCGCTGATCGTCAGGCCGGTGAACCCGGTGGCGTCGGAGCTGACGAACGCCAGCCGCCGGCCCAGCTCGGCCTCGGTGGGCCCGGCGAACAGCCGTTGCAGGGCGCCATACGCGGTCGCGGGCGGGATCACCGGCCGGGCCACCGCACGCGTGTACGGCTCGGTCCCGGCTTCGAACCGAGCGACGTCGAGGAAGTACGCCTGGACCGGAACCGTCTGGAACGGGGTGTCGATGTCGATCACGACGCGGCTCGGGTTGCTCAGGACGGACAGCCGGACCGGCGATTGGCGGGCGAGGCCGATGCCGAAGTTCAGCACCCCTTCGAAGTCGCCGGCATTGACGACCTGGATGACGTTCGGCAGCGGATACGTGCGCTGCGGTGCGCCGTAAGTGGGGTTTCCGTTGTCGTCGTGACCGGCGGCGAAGGCCATGCGGACCTGCAGGAAGGCTTGGCCGACCACCGGGACCGGCAGCCCGGACGGATCACCGATCACTTCCGGCACGTAACGGACCTCCCGCTCCGCGGGGAGCGGGCCGTCGAACTCGAAGACCACGCGGTCGTGGTCCGTGTGGTGGGCGGCACGGATGGCCACGAGCGTGGCCTGGTTCTGCGCCGCGGATCGCGAGCCGGGCGCACCGGCCGCAGAAGAGTGCATCGGATCTCCCAAGAGCGGACGAAGAATCTCGGGCAGGTCTTGCTGTCGCACCATGGTGACCGTCGCCGCACCGCACGGGACAGGGCACAAAGTCACTCGGGCATGGGATCAACGGCGATCCCGGCGGCGGCTCCCACACCTGGCAGTTCCACAGTGGACGGCGACATCCCGGAGCCGGAGGTCACCCCCGGCCGGAGCCGTTGTCCTCTCACCACCGCACCCGGCGGGCGCGACGCTGTGCGCGCACGACTCGAACGGCGCTGGAGGTGCCGATGAAGGTCCTGATCGCGGCCGCCGGGCGGCACGGTGCCACGCGGGCGATCGGCGCGGAGATCCGCCGTCCGCGGCGCGTGCAGGGTGCGGATGCGGGGACCGCCGAGGTCCACGAGCTGGCCGCGCACGCGA is a genomic window of Amycolatopsis lexingtonensis containing:
- a CDS encoding calcium-binding protein — protein: MINQWCGVNRVLGPVVLAAGFVLVPAGTAVAQAPPTCHGLPATEVGTAGADVLYGTPGADVFVTLGGNDVVFGLGGNDTACLGDGSDQFFGGDGADWADGEAGPDTLNGEAGADTLFGSQGADRLDGGNGADTLSGGQGVDVIEGGAGDDTADGGAGGDTVNGGAGADTLNGQAGPDRISGDAGDDTLDGGAGNDNLDGGEGNDIVRGAEGNDTLTDAEGVDFGDGGPGAADRCDSRFEALARCEVIF
- a CDS encoding GNAT family N-acetyltransferase, whose protein sequence is MPTAYRSVRLTDGRQVSIDLLTPADAPELGTAIEHADPETRYRRFRGPPPRAIPKLLRRLTELDHERRYALVARAPDGHGAAVARYEATAEPGVADVAVVVDPAWRHAGLATALVRMLGEAAVAHGFTKFTATCLADNVPVGELLDEAGGHSGASPDQPVGRRMPAVSHAEG
- the acsA gene encoding acetate--CoA ligase; the encoded protein is MRWEPIGKPAAVRAAANLTDYAQARRDFSWDAAGSALSGLPGGRGRNIAHEAVDRHAGGPLATKVALSFVDRHETVTEITYAELKERSDRFAVLLGNLGVRPGERVFTLLGRTPELYVAVLGALKAGCVLSPLFPAFGPEPIRQRLTLGEGSVPVTTPTLYRRRIRSIRDRLPALRHVLVTGTAEEPDVTALAPALAAVDPAFTIPPTSPEDPALLHFTSGTTGTPKGAVHVHAAVLAHHVTAGFALDLHTEDVFWCTADPGWVTGMSYGVIAPLTHGATVVCDKGDFDAKRWYRVLAAERVTVWYTAPTALRMLMRHGPELAKDHDLSALRFVASVGEPLNPEAVVWGQEALGLPVHDNWWQTETGAIMIANLAAEEVRPGSMGRPLPGVDAGLLERGEDGRAAVTDGHVREITEPDVEGELALRPGWPSMFRGYLGEQARYESCFAGGWYLSGDIARRDADGYYWFVGRADDVIKSAGHLVGPFEVESVLMAHPAVAEAGVIGTPDPVAGELVKAFVSLVPGAEPTEELRRELVAFGRRELGAVAPKEIVFDQNLPHTRSGKVLRRLLKARELGLPEGDLSTVEQR
- a CDS encoding thiamine pyrophosphate-dependent enzyme, translated to MVRIRRFEERCVELYSAAEIRGFMHLYIGEEAIAAGVLQALDPGDAVVSTYREHGHALARGVPMDAILAEMYGRTTGCSRGRGGSMHLFDASRRFYGGNAIVGGGLPIATGLALAASSSSAATAALTSARPDRSGLGTSLPVTSIVGFEPSGELGPGGLSPDAVELSPVDAGGSAFALDEAAAAEHHRRAAQVPLGKFSPLLGGDDGVVMLAEEVLDFGDLDRQPGSLRYHGHPRAGPAQGSRHSGMEST
- a CDS encoding GerMN domain-containing protein, whose translation is MHSSAAGAPGSRSAAQNQATLVAIRAAHHTDHDRVVFEFDGPLPAEREVRYVPEVIGDPSGLPVPVVGQAFLQVRMAFAAGHDDNGNPTYGAPQRTYPLPNVIQVVNAGDFEGVLNFGIGLARQSPVRLSVLSNPSRVVIDIDTPFQTVPVQAYFLDVARFEAGTEPYTRAVARPVIPPATAYGALQRLFAGPTEAELGRRLAFVSSDATGFTGLTISDSIARVRLTGGCSSHGSTFSIAEEIMRTLKQFPSVRWVKIYDPAGQTERPDGYVDSIPECLEP